One Gossypium raimondii isolate GPD5lz chromosome 3, ASM2569854v1, whole genome shotgun sequence genomic window carries:
- the LOC105794829 gene encoding indole-3-acetic acid-amido synthetase GH3.17 isoform X1, with the protein MRACPISCTAVKQQFSTCSRKPKDVNQMTRGNPCQLPGMLPNYDPNDSEAGMKILEDLTENVEQIQQRVLEEIITRNARTDYLKGFLDGQFDKQVFKKTVPVVNYEDIKPYIERIANGDSSNIISAEPIIELLTSSGTSGGQPKMMPSTAEDLHRKTFFYNLLVPVMNKYVDGLDEGKAMYLLFVKPETKTPSGLMARPVLTSYYKSNNFKNRPFNRFNVYTSPDETILCSDSKQSMYCQLLCGLVQRQEVLRVGAVFASAFLRAIKFLEHNWKELCSNIRTGHVSDWITDPGCRKVVSLVLNKPKPELADLIEHECNSKSWEGIIKKLWPRTKYIEVIVTGSMAQYVSTLEYYSGGLPLVSTMYASSECYFGINFKPLSKPWDVSYTLIPNMAYFEFLPVKKKNEDGAQYVQCNGVCKENCMEKETEKEDVETVELVDVKLGQYYELVVTTFTGLYRYRVGDILMVTGFHNKAPQFRFVHRRNVVLSIDTDKTSEEDLLKAVTKAKVIVESLGILLIEYTSYADTSSIPGHYVLFWEITSKGNNHLPVLDHKIMEQCCSTVEESLDSVYRRCRRKDNSIGPLEIRVVQHGTFDALMDFCVSQGSSVNQYKTPRCIKSGEAINILDSRVVARFFSQKAPFWEPV; encoded by the exons ATGAGAGCATGCCCCATAAGTTGTACAGCG GTCAAACAGCAGTTCAGCACATGCTCTAGAAAACCCAAAGACGTTAATCAAATGACAAGAGGTAATCCTTGCCAGTTGCCAGGGATGTTGCCGAATTATGATCCTAACGATAGTGAAGCTGGCATGAAGATACTGGAGGACCTTACGGAAAATGTTGAACAAATACAGCAGCGGGTATTAGAGGAGATAATAACACGAAATGCGCGTACGGATTATCTTAAGGGCTTCCTGGATGGACAGTTTGACAAGCAAGTTTTCAAAAAGACAGTTCCAGTGGTGAATTACGAAGATATCAAACCTTATATTGAGCGAATTGCCAATGGGGATTCATCAAACATCATTTCTGCTGAACCAATCATTGAGTTGCTCACAAG CTCCGGCACTTCGGGTGGGCAGCCAAAGATGATGCCTTCAACTGCTGAAGACTTGCACAGAAAGACATTCTTTTATAATCTGCTTGTGCCAGTGATGAACAA GTATGTAGACGGCTTGGACGAAGGAAAAGCAATGTATCTTTTGTTTGTTAAGCCGGAGACTAAAACTCCCTCCGGTCTAATGGCGAGGCCTGTCTTAACAAGCTACTATAAGAGTAATAATTTCAAGAATCGACCCTTCAACCGCTTCAATGTTTACACTAGTCCTGATGAGACCATCTTGTGCTCTGACAGCAAGCAGAGCATGTATTGTCAATTACTTTGCGGTTTAGTACAACGACAAGAGGTTTTAAGAGTTGGTGCAGTTTTTGCTTCTGCTTTCCTACGGGCCATCAAGTTCTTGGAACATAATTGGAAAGAGCTCTGCTCCAACATTAGAACGGGTCATGTCAGTGATTGGATCACTGACCCCGGTTGCAGAAAAGTAGTATCACTAGTTCTCAACAAACCCAAACCGGAGTTAGCCGACTTGATCGAACATGAATGCAATAGTAAATCCTGGGAAGGGATAATTAAGAAACTCTGGCCTAGAACAAAATACATTGAAGTTATTGTTACAGGTTCCATGGCACAATATGTATCTACTCTTGAATACTACAGTGGTGGGCTACCTTTGGTTTCCACAATGTATGCTTCTTCAGAATGTTACTTTGGGATCAATTTCAAACCACTGAGCAAGCCTTGGGATGTCTCTTACACCCTTATCCCGAATATGGCTTACTTCGAGTTCTTACCTGTGAAGAAAAAAAACGAAGATGGAGCTCAATATGTCCAATGCAATGGTGTTTGCAAAGAAAATTGCATGGAAAAAGAGACCGAAAAGGAAGATGTTGAAACTGTTGAGCTCGTGGATGTTAAGCTTGGCCAGTATTATGAACTCGTTGTCACAACTTTTACAG GCCTGTATAGATATAGAGTTGGAGACATTCTAATGGTAACTGGATTCCACAATAAAGCTCCTCAATTTCGATTCGTGCATCGGAGGAATGTCGTTTTAAGCATTGACACAGACAAAACCAGTGAGGAAGACCTGTTAAAGGCAGTGACAAAAGCAAAGGTCATTGTTGAGTCGCTTGGTATCCTCTTGATCGAGTACACTAGCTATGCCGACACTTCCTCTATACCAGGCCATTATGTGCTATTCTGGGAGATCACAAGCAAAGGGAATAATCATCTTCCAGTACTTGATCATAAGATAATGGAGCAGTGTTGCTCCACGGTGGAAGAATCTCTTGATTCTGTTTATAGAAGATGTCGGAGAAAGGACAATTCAATTGGACCATTGGAGATAAGAGTGGTGCAACATGGAACATTTGATGCACTCATGGATTTCTGTGTGTCTCAAGGATCTTCTGTTAACCAATACAAGACACCAAGATGCATCAAATCTGGGGAGGCCATTAACATATTAGATTCTAGGGTGGTAGCAAGGTTTTTCAGCCAAAAGGCACCTTTTTGGGAGCCTGTTTAG
- the LOC105794829 gene encoding indole-3-acetic acid-amido synthetase GH3.17 isoform X2, translated as MTRGNPCQLPGMLPNYDPNDSEAGMKILEDLTENVEQIQQRVLEEIITRNARTDYLKGFLDGQFDKQVFKKTVPVVNYEDIKPYIERIANGDSSNIISAEPIIELLTSSGTSGGQPKMMPSTAEDLHRKTFFYNLLVPVMNKYVDGLDEGKAMYLLFVKPETKTPSGLMARPVLTSYYKSNNFKNRPFNRFNVYTSPDETILCSDSKQSMYCQLLCGLVQRQEVLRVGAVFASAFLRAIKFLEHNWKELCSNIRTGHVSDWITDPGCRKVVSLVLNKPKPELADLIEHECNSKSWEGIIKKLWPRTKYIEVIVTGSMAQYVSTLEYYSGGLPLVSTMYASSECYFGINFKPLSKPWDVSYTLIPNMAYFEFLPVKKKNEDGAQYVQCNGVCKENCMEKETEKEDVETVELVDVKLGQYYELVVTTFTGLYRYRVGDILMVTGFHNKAPQFRFVHRRNVVLSIDTDKTSEEDLLKAVTKAKVIVESLGILLIEYTSYADTSSIPGHYVLFWEITSKGNNHLPVLDHKIMEQCCSTVEESLDSVYRRCRRKDNSIGPLEIRVVQHGTFDALMDFCVSQGSSVNQYKTPRCIKSGEAINILDSRVVARFFSQKAPFWEPV; from the exons ATGACAAGAGGTAATCCTTGCCAGTTGCCAGGGATGTTGCCGAATTATGATCCTAACGATAGTGAAGCTGGCATGAAGATACTGGAGGACCTTACGGAAAATGTTGAACAAATACAGCAGCGGGTATTAGAGGAGATAATAACACGAAATGCGCGTACGGATTATCTTAAGGGCTTCCTGGATGGACAGTTTGACAAGCAAGTTTTCAAAAAGACAGTTCCAGTGGTGAATTACGAAGATATCAAACCTTATATTGAGCGAATTGCCAATGGGGATTCATCAAACATCATTTCTGCTGAACCAATCATTGAGTTGCTCACAAG CTCCGGCACTTCGGGTGGGCAGCCAAAGATGATGCCTTCAACTGCTGAAGACTTGCACAGAAAGACATTCTTTTATAATCTGCTTGTGCCAGTGATGAACAA GTATGTAGACGGCTTGGACGAAGGAAAAGCAATGTATCTTTTGTTTGTTAAGCCGGAGACTAAAACTCCCTCCGGTCTAATGGCGAGGCCTGTCTTAACAAGCTACTATAAGAGTAATAATTTCAAGAATCGACCCTTCAACCGCTTCAATGTTTACACTAGTCCTGATGAGACCATCTTGTGCTCTGACAGCAAGCAGAGCATGTATTGTCAATTACTTTGCGGTTTAGTACAACGACAAGAGGTTTTAAGAGTTGGTGCAGTTTTTGCTTCTGCTTTCCTACGGGCCATCAAGTTCTTGGAACATAATTGGAAAGAGCTCTGCTCCAACATTAGAACGGGTCATGTCAGTGATTGGATCACTGACCCCGGTTGCAGAAAAGTAGTATCACTAGTTCTCAACAAACCCAAACCGGAGTTAGCCGACTTGATCGAACATGAATGCAATAGTAAATCCTGGGAAGGGATAATTAAGAAACTCTGGCCTAGAACAAAATACATTGAAGTTATTGTTACAGGTTCCATGGCACAATATGTATCTACTCTTGAATACTACAGTGGTGGGCTACCTTTGGTTTCCACAATGTATGCTTCTTCAGAATGTTACTTTGGGATCAATTTCAAACCACTGAGCAAGCCTTGGGATGTCTCTTACACCCTTATCCCGAATATGGCTTACTTCGAGTTCTTACCTGTGAAGAAAAAAAACGAAGATGGAGCTCAATATGTCCAATGCAATGGTGTTTGCAAAGAAAATTGCATGGAAAAAGAGACCGAAAAGGAAGATGTTGAAACTGTTGAGCTCGTGGATGTTAAGCTTGGCCAGTATTATGAACTCGTTGTCACAACTTTTACAG GCCTGTATAGATATAGAGTTGGAGACATTCTAATGGTAACTGGATTCCACAATAAAGCTCCTCAATTTCGATTCGTGCATCGGAGGAATGTCGTTTTAAGCATTGACACAGACAAAACCAGTGAGGAAGACCTGTTAAAGGCAGTGACAAAAGCAAAGGTCATTGTTGAGTCGCTTGGTATCCTCTTGATCGAGTACACTAGCTATGCCGACACTTCCTCTATACCAGGCCATTATGTGCTATTCTGGGAGATCACAAGCAAAGGGAATAATCATCTTCCAGTACTTGATCATAAGATAATGGAGCAGTGTTGCTCCACGGTGGAAGAATCTCTTGATTCTGTTTATAGAAGATGTCGGAGAAAGGACAATTCAATTGGACCATTGGAGATAAGAGTGGTGCAACATGGAACATTTGATGCACTCATGGATTTCTGTGTGTCTCAAGGATCTTCTGTTAACCAATACAAGACACCAAGATGCATCAAATCTGGGGAGGCCATTAACATATTAGATTCTAGGGTGGTAGCAAGGTTTTTCAGCCAAAAGGCACCTTTTTGGGAGCCTGTTTAG